The Desertifilum tharense IPPAS B-1220 genomic interval GTAGACAACACATCAACGGATAACAGACAACGAACAAATGACAATCCATGAAGTATTCATGCCCGCCCTTAGCTCAACGATGACTGAGGGGAAAATCGTTTCTTGGGTCAAATCGCCGGGAGAAAAGGTAGAAAAGGGCGAAACGGTAGTGATTGTAGAATCGGATAAAGCCGATATGGATGTAGAGTCCTTCTACGAAGGCTACCTGGCTACCATTATTGTAGAGGCTGGGGGGGTTGCTCCGGTCGGAGAGGCGATCGCGTTGATTGCCGAAACCGAAGCTGAAATTGAAACCGCTAAACAGCAAAGCGCCCAAAAATCTGCACCTCAACCCGTTGCGGCTAGCACCTCGGCCCCTGGTACGCGCACCGGAACCGCCAATCCTCAAGCGCCAGAACTGACTCAGCCCGTCGCTGAAACCGCAGCGCAGCAGATTAGCCACAAAAATGGTCGCACAATTGCCTCTCCTCGCGCCCGCAAGCTGGCGAAAGAGCTAAAAGTCGATCTGAGTACCTTACAAGGGAGCGGCCCCTACGGGCGCATCGTAGCTGAAGATGTGGAATCTGCCGTAGGTCGAGCCAAAACTGCACCGCCGGCCCCCGTTGCGCCTCAACCCACTCCCCAAAAAGCCCCGACTCCAGCAGCGCCCGCGGCCGTTCCAGGCCAAGCCGTACCGCTCAACACCCTGCAAAATGCGGTTGTTCGCAATATGGTGGCTAGCCTGCAAGTGCCCACCTATCGCGTAGGCTACACCATTACAACCGATGCCCTCGATGGACTTTACAAGCAAATTAAGTCTAAAGGGGTGACAATGACGGCTTTACTCGCGAAGGCGATCGCCGTTACCCTACAAAAGCATCCGCTGATTAACTCCAGCTACACCGACCAAGGGGTGGTCTACCACAACGCCATTAATATTGCGGTCGCCGTCGCAATGGATGATGGCGGTTTAATTACCCCCGTGTTGCGAAATGCAGACCAAGCGGATATTTATTCCTTGTCTCGCACTTGGAAGGACTTGGTAGAACGGTCTAGAACCAAGCAATTGCAACCGGAAGAATATAGCACCGGGACGTTTACCCTTTCTAATTTAGGGATGTTCGGGGTCGATCGCTTTGATGCGATTTTACCCGCAGGACAAGGCGCTATTTTGGCGGTTGGGGCTTCTCGTCCGCAAGTCGTAGCAACAGAAGACGGTTTGCTAGGCGTTCGCCGACAAATGCAAGTCAATATTACTTGCGATCACCGGATGATTTACGGCGCGCACGCGGCGGCGTTCCTCAAAGATTTGGCGAAGTTAATTGAACAAAATCCCCAATCTTTAACGCTGTAGATTGTTATCAATAAACCTCAAAGCTAGCCTGGAGCCTCCACTCCGGGCTAATTGCTTGAAGGCCTAGAATCTGACTGTTTTTTGACTCAGCACTTTGCTACAGAAGTGACAGTCTGTTTCGCTAAAAGCTCTGTCATGGCTTCCTTGGGGAGGGGCGGACTAAAGTAGTAGCCTTGGATCTCGTGACAGCCTTGGGCTTTGATGTATTCGCACTGTTCTGCGGTTTCTACCCCTTCGGCTGTAATATTTAATCGCAGGCTTTTGGCAAGGGTGATAATGGCGTTGGTGACGGCGGCATTGTGCGCGTTAGAGACGACATCTCGAATGAAGGAGCGATCGATTTTTAACGTATCGATGGGAAAGCTCCTTAAATAGTTCAAAGAAGAATATCCGGTACCAAAGTCATCTAGAGCCAGCTTAATTCCCATTTCTCGAAATTGTTGGAGTTTGAGAATGGACTGTTGCACGTTATCCATCATCAGGCTTTCAGTGACTTCTAGTTCTAAGTCTTGAGGCTGAATTTGGGTTTCTTCTAAGATGCTGGTAATGCGTTCTACTAAATTCGGCTGGGCGAGTTGGCGGGCTGATAGGTTAACCGCCATGCGTAAAGGGGGTAAGCCTGCTTGTTGCCACAGGCGATGCTGAGTGCAGGCGGTTCGCAATACCCATTCGCCAATAGGGACAATTAAGCCGTTGGCTTCGGCGATGGGGATAAATTTGGCTGGAGAAATGGCCCCTAACTCGCGACTGTTCCAGCGTAATAGCGCCTCAACGCTGACAATTTTACCGCTATGACTTTCAATTCGAGGTTGATAGTGTAGTTGGAGTTCGTTTCGCTCTAGCGCTCGACTCAGGTGGCTTTCTAGCGTCAGCCGCTCTTGTAACTGAGCGTTCATCTGAGCGGAGTAAAATTGGTAGCTATTGGGGGTATGGCGGCGAGCAGCATCCACGGCGGTATGGGCGTTTTGGATGAGTTGCTCGACGGTGCGACCATCATCGGGGCAAATGGCGATCCCTAGGCTGGTGAAGGGGTGAACGGGGCTGTCGTTGAGGATGATGGGTAAGACAAGCTGAGAGAGGAGAGACTGACAAAAGGCGATCGCCTCTTCTGTGGTGGTGAGGTTGCTGAGGGCGATCGCAAATTCATCATCGCTGATGCGACATAGGAGATCGAGGTTGTTGAGGCTGGAGGTGAGTTGATGAGCAATGGCTTTGAGGAATTGGTTTCCGGCTTCGCTTCCGAGGGCGTTGTTGATTTCTCGCAGGTTATTGATCTTCAAAACCATGACGGCTAAGAGTTGCTCTTTAGTTTGCGATCGCAC includes:
- a CDS encoding dihydrolipoamide acetyltransferase family protein, with the protein product MTIHEVFMPALSSTMTEGKIVSWVKSPGEKVEKGETVVIVESDKADMDVESFYEGYLATIIVEAGGVAPVGEAIALIAETEAEIETAKQQSAQKSAPQPVAASTSAPGTRTGTANPQAPELTQPVAETAAQQISHKNGRTIASPRARKLAKELKVDLSTLQGSGPYGRIVAEDVESAVGRAKTAPPAPVAPQPTPQKAPTPAAPAAVPGQAVPLNTLQNAVVRNMVASLQVPTYRVGYTITTDALDGLYKQIKSKGVTMTALLAKAIAVTLQKHPLINSSYTDQGVVYHNAINIAVAVAMDDGGLITPVLRNADQADIYSLSRTWKDLVERSRTKQLQPEEYSTGTFTLSNLGMFGVDRFDAILPAGQGAILAVGASRPQVVATEDGLLGVRRQMQVNITCDHRMIYGAHAAAFLKDLAKLIEQNPQSLTL
- a CDS encoding GGDEF domain-containing phosphodiesterase translates to MSVAFLGTHVPLLALLLYFLLVNSFSWEMTAWVLGVALVATLIGTGLTIYALHQLLAPIILTYLAQRAYLNHKQLPHLPTHYTDEAGTLMADTVRTIEKLDSAIEHLTYYDPIVNLPNRALFIDRLQQVLVRSQTKEQLLAVMVLKINNLREINNALGSEAGNQFLKAIAHQLTSSLNNLDLLCRISDDEFAIALSNLTTTEEAIAFCQSLLSQLVLPIILNDSPVHPFTSLGIAICPDDGRTVEQLIQNAHTAVDAARRHTPNSYQFYSAQMNAQLQERLTLESHLSRALERNELQLHYQPRIESHSGKIVSVEALLRWNSRELGAISPAKFIPIAEANGLIVPIGEWVLRTACTQHRLWQQAGLPPLRMAVNLSARQLAQPNLVERITSILEETQIQPQDLELEVTESLMMDNVQQSILKLQQFREMGIKLALDDFGTGYSSLNYLRSFPIDTLKIDRSFIRDVVSNAHNAAVTNAIITLAKSLRLNITAEGVETAEQCEYIKAQGCHEIQGYYFSPPLPKEAMTELLAKQTVTSVAKC